A single region of the Nocardioides aurantiacus genome encodes:
- a CDS encoding DUF4287 domain-containing protein, translated as MSFQAYLDNAEKKTGRTPQELVDLAHARGFGADTKAGDILAWLKDDFDLGRGYGMALVHVIKNGPGISDKHVGSSGVHRDESAVLRLDGIAAR; from the coding sequence ATGTCCTTCCAGGCCTACCTCGACAACGCGGAGAAGAAGACCGGCAGGACCCCGCAGGAGCTCGTCGACCTCGCTCACGCGCGCGGCTTCGGCGCCGACACCAAGGCCGGCGACATCCTGGCCTGGCTCAAAGACGACTTCGACCTCGGTCGGGGGTACGGCATGGCGCTGGTCCACGTCATCAAGAACGGCCCCGGCATCAGCGACAAGCACGTCGGCAGCTCCGGCGTGCACCGGGACGAGTCGGCGGTGCTGCGGTTGGACGGGATCGCTGCACGCTAG
- the glnA gene encoding type I glutamate--ammonia ligase: MFNNSEELLKYVKDEGVEMVDVRFCDLPGVMQHFTVPVSSFDQSVFDDGLSFDGSSIRGFQAIHESDMSLFPDPTTAYIDPFRTAKTLVVNFFIHDPITGEAYSRDPRNIARKAMAFLQSTGVGDTAYFAPEAEFYVFDSVRFETKANTGFYEIDSEAGAWNSGSEDNNRGYKVKYKGGYFPVAPYDHFGELRDEMVIELEKSGLTVERAHHEVGTAGQAEINYKFDELLKAADDVMKFKYLVKNVAWRNGKTATFMPKPIFGDNGSGMHVHQSIWNNGEPLFYDETGYAGLSDMARYYIGGILKHAPSLLAFTNPTVNSYHRLVPGFEAPISLVYSQRNRSACVRIPITGANPKAKRIEFRCPDPSANPYLAFSALLLAGLDGIKNKIEPADPIDKDIYELPPDEMAEIDQVPTSLNAVLDNLERDHEFLTEGNVFTPDLIETWIDFKRQQEILPVQLRPHPHEFELYYDI, translated from the coding sequence ATGTTCAACAACAGCGAAGAGCTGCTGAAGTACGTCAAGGACGAGGGCGTCGAGATGGTCGACGTCCGTTTCTGCGACCTTCCCGGTGTGATGCAGCACTTCACCGTGCCGGTCTCGTCGTTCGACCAGTCGGTGTTCGACGACGGCCTGAGCTTCGACGGGTCCTCGATCCGTGGCTTCCAGGCGATCCACGAGTCCGACATGTCGCTGTTCCCGGACCCCACCACGGCCTACATCGACCCCTTCCGCACCGCCAAGACCCTGGTCGTGAACTTCTTCATCCACGACCCGATCACCGGTGAGGCCTACTCCCGCGACCCGCGCAACATCGCGCGCAAGGCGATGGCGTTCCTGCAGAGCACCGGCGTCGGCGACACCGCCTACTTCGCTCCCGAGGCCGAGTTCTACGTCTTCGACAGCGTCCGCTTCGAGACCAAGGCCAACACCGGCTTCTACGAGATCGACTCCGAGGCCGGCGCCTGGAACTCGGGCTCCGAGGACAACAACCGCGGCTACAAGGTGAAGTACAAGGGCGGCTACTTCCCCGTCGCGCCGTACGACCACTTCGGTGAGCTGCGCGACGAGATGGTCATCGAGCTGGAGAAGTCCGGCCTCACCGTCGAGCGCGCCCACCACGAGGTCGGCACCGCCGGCCAGGCCGAGATCAACTACAAGTTCGACGAGCTGCTCAAGGCCGCCGACGACGTCATGAAGTTCAAGTACCTCGTGAAGAACGTCGCCTGGCGCAACGGCAAGACCGCGACCTTCATGCCCAAGCCGATCTTCGGCGACAACGGCTCCGGCATGCACGTCCACCAGTCGATCTGGAACAACGGCGAGCCGCTGTTCTACGACGAGACCGGGTACGCCGGCCTCTCCGACATGGCGCGCTACTACATCGGCGGCATCCTCAAGCACGCCCCGTCGCTGCTGGCGTTCACCAACCCGACGGTGAACTCCTACCACCGACTGGTGCCCGGCTTCGAGGCCCCGATCTCGCTGGTCTACAGCCAGCGCAACCGCTCGGCCTGCGTGCGCATCCCGATCACCGGTGCCAACCCCAAGGCCAAGCGCATCGAGTTCCGCTGCCCCGACCCGTCGGCCAACCCCTACCTCGCCTTCTCGGCGCTGCTGCTGGCCGGCCTCGACGGCATCAAGAACAAGATCGAGCCCGCCGACCCGATCGACAAGGACATCTACGAGCTGCCGCCGGACGAGATGGCCGAGATCGACCAGGTCCCGACCTCGCTCAACGCGGTGCTCGACAACCTCGAGCGCGACCACGAGTTCCTCACCGAGGGCAACGTGTTCACCCCCGACCTGATCGAGACCTGGATCGACTTCAAGCGTCAGCAGGAGATCCTCCCCGTGCAGCTGCGTCCGCACCCGCACGAGTTCGAGCTCTACTACGACATCTGA
- a CDS encoding RDD family protein, producing the protein MPEYASWGRRILALAIDWIASILAVVGLVGFARYLDDPSSGWWVLGVFAVQVTLLTALVGGSFGQICTGVRVLREDGRLLPFIPTLLRTVLICLVVPPIIFQSATGRGLHDLWTRSAAYDARSARRAA; encoded by the coding sequence GTGCCTGAGTACGCCTCCTGGGGACGGCGCATCCTCGCCCTCGCCATCGACTGGATCGCCTCGATCCTCGCCGTCGTGGGGCTCGTGGGCTTCGCCCGCTACCTCGACGACCCGTCGTCGGGCTGGTGGGTCCTCGGTGTGTTCGCGGTGCAGGTGACGCTGCTGACCGCGTTGGTCGGCGGTTCGTTCGGACAGATCTGCACCGGCGTGCGCGTGCTGCGCGAGGACGGTCGGCTGCTGCCCTTCATCCCCACCCTGCTCCGCACCGTCCTGATCTGCCTGGTGGTGCCGCCGATCATCTTCCAGTCGGCCACCGGTCGGGGGCTGCACGACCTGTGGACCCGGTCCGCGGCGTACGACGCCCGCAGCGCCCGCCGAGCCGCCTGA
- a CDS encoding DUF4191 domain-containing protein produces the protein MATKLEKQPKAKKVKDPSKPGRIAQIRQSYTMTKKSDPKIGLILLGTFLLAGLAGFALMLLIFRTLWFPILIGVLVGLFAVLVVFGRRAATAAYKQIEGRPGAAAAALQQLRRGWKTDPAVAVNKQQDIVTRVVGRPGIVLIGEGNPTRLKGLLASERRRHERVAREVPIHELVVGREPGQVPLPKLTKTVQKLGKEVKPAQLTDVLARIKAIDAHRSAVPMPKGPIPTSMKGQRGNLRGR, from the coding sequence ATGGCGACGAAGCTCGAGAAGCAGCCCAAGGCGAAGAAGGTCAAGGACCCCTCCAAGCCCGGTCGGATCGCACAGATCCGGCAGAGCTACACCATGACCAAGAAGTCCGATCCGAAGATCGGACTGATTCTGCTGGGCACCTTCCTGCTCGCGGGCCTCGCCGGCTTCGCGCTGATGCTGCTGATCTTCCGCACGCTCTGGTTCCCGATCCTGATCGGCGTGCTCGTCGGCCTGTTCGCGGTGCTGGTGGTCTTCGGCCGCCGCGCCGCCACCGCGGCGTACAAGCAGATCGAGGGGCGTCCCGGCGCCGCCGCCGCCGCGCTGCAGCAGCTGCGCCGCGGCTGGAAGACCGACCCCGCCGTGGCGGTCAACAAGCAGCAGGACATCGTCACGCGCGTCGTGGGCCGTCCCGGCATCGTGCTGATCGGCGAGGGCAACCCGACCCGCCTCAAGGGCCTGCTCGCCTCGGAGCGTCGTCGCCACGAGCGGGTCGCGCGCGAGGTGCCGATCCACGAGCTGGTCGTGGGCCGTGAGCCCGGCCAGGTGCCGCTGCCCAAGCTGACCAAGACGGTCCAGAAGCTCGGCAAGGAGGTCAAGCCCGCGCAGCTGACCGACGTGCTCGCGCGCATCAAGGCCATCGACGCCCACCGCTCGGCCGTGCCGATGCCCAAGGGCCCGATCCCGACCTCGATGAAGGGCCAGCGCGGCAACCTGCGCGGTCGCTGA
- the lipA gene encoding lipoyl synthase — MTQVASEGRKLLRLEARNAETPIERKPEWIKTRAKMGPQYTELQKLVKSEGLHTVCQEAGCPNIYECWEDREATFLIGGDQCTRRCDFCQIDTGKPQPLDRDEPRRVAESVQTMGLRYATITGVARDDLPDGGAWLYAETVKQIHELNPGTGVENLIPDFNGKPDLLREVFESRPEVLAHNVETVPRIFKRIRPAFTYERSLDVITQAREFGLVTKSNLILGMGETREEIHQALVDLHGAGCELITITQYLRPSPRHHPVERWVKPEEFVEMTTEAEEIGFAGVLSGPLVRSSYRAGRLYKQAIEARETAS, encoded by the coding sequence GTGACCCAGGTAGCAAGTGAAGGCCGCAAGCTCCTCCGACTCGAGGCCCGCAACGCCGAGACCCCCATCGAGCGCAAGCCCGAGTGGATCAAGACGCGCGCCAAGATGGGCCCGCAGTACACCGAGCTGCAGAAGCTCGTGAAGTCCGAGGGCCTGCACACCGTGTGCCAGGAAGCCGGCTGTCCCAACATCTACGAGTGCTGGGAGGACCGCGAGGCGACCTTCCTCATCGGCGGCGACCAGTGCACCCGCCGCTGCGACTTCTGCCAGATCGACACCGGCAAGCCGCAGCCGCTCGACCGCGACGAGCCCCGCCGCGTCGCCGAGTCCGTCCAGACGATGGGCCTGCGCTACGCCACCATCACCGGCGTCGCCCGTGACGACCTGCCCGACGGCGGCGCCTGGCTGTACGCCGAGACGGTGAAGCAGATCCACGAGCTGAACCCCGGCACCGGCGTGGAGAACCTCATCCCCGACTTCAACGGCAAGCCCGACCTGCTGCGCGAGGTCTTCGAGAGCCGCCCCGAGGTGCTCGCCCACAACGTCGAGACGGTGCCGCGGATCTTCAAGCGGATCCGCCCGGCGTTCACCTACGAGCGGTCGCTCGACGTGATCACCCAGGCCCGCGAGTTCGGCCTGGTGACCAAGTCCAACCTGATCCTCGGCATGGGCGAGACCCGCGAGGAGATCCACCAGGCGCTGGTCGACCTCCACGGCGCGGGCTGCGAGCTGATCACCATCACGCAGTACCTCCGCCCCTCGCCGCGCCACCACCCCGTGGAGCGGTGGGTCAAGCCCGAGGAGTTCGTCGAGATGACGACCGAGGCCGAGGAGATAGGCTTTGCCGGCGTGCTGAGCGGTCCGCTCGTGCGGTCCTCCTACCGCGCCGGGCGTCTCTACAAGCAGGCGATCGAGGCGCGCGAGACCGCGTCCTGA
- a CDS encoding ABC transporter ATP-binding protein: MSELVIETSDLRKVYRSGLRRHAALDGLDLAVPAGGVHGFLGPNGSGKTTTLRLLLGLARPTSGQMRLFGTDVPAGLPDVLGRVGAVVEAPHFVPTLSGRKNLGLLARTVGAPRGAVEAALDQVGLERRDRTSYAAYSGGMRQRLAIASALLKDPDLLILDEPTNGLDPAGISSIRDLVRTLGDSGVTVLLSSHILAEVQQVCHSVSIVGRGRLLASGPVQDLLGDAVSRTRLVVADPRGAQHFLETAGHTVTRDGAALLVEGHGDPARLTRLLAERGLFVSELTEVRPTLESFFLGLTGRRDARPDQGAAS; encoded by the coding sequence ATGAGCGAGCTCGTGATCGAGACGAGCGACCTGCGCAAGGTCTACCGCTCCGGCCTCCGTCGCCACGCCGCGCTCGACGGGCTCGACCTGGCCGTCCCCGCAGGCGGTGTCCACGGCTTCCTCGGCCCCAACGGCTCGGGCAAGACCACGACGCTGCGGCTGCTGTTGGGCCTGGCCCGGCCCACGAGCGGGCAGATGCGGCTCTTCGGCACCGACGTGCCGGCGGGACTGCCGGACGTGCTGGGCCGGGTCGGCGCGGTCGTCGAGGCGCCCCACTTCGTGCCCACGCTCTCGGGCCGCAAGAACCTCGGCCTGCTTGCCCGCACCGTCGGCGCCCCGCGCGGCGCGGTCGAGGCGGCACTGGACCAGGTCGGGCTCGAACGCCGCGACCGCACGTCGTACGCCGCCTACTCCGGCGGCATGCGCCAGCGCCTGGCCATCGCCTCGGCGCTGCTCAAGGACCCCGACCTGCTGATCCTCGACGAGCCCACCAACGGCCTCGACCCGGCGGGCATCAGCTCGATCCGCGACCTGGTGCGCACCCTCGGCGACTCCGGCGTCACGGTGCTGCTGAGCTCACACATCCTGGCCGAGGTGCAGCAGGTCTGCCACTCCGTCTCGATCGTGGGCCGCGGCCGGCTGCTCGCCTCCGGGCCGGTGCAGGACCTGCTGGGCGACGCGGTCTCGCGCACCCGCCTCGTCGTCGCCGACCCGCGGGGCGCGCAGCACTTCCTCGAGACCGCGGGCCACACCGTCACCCGCGACGGCGCGGCCCTGCTGGTCGAGGGCCACGGCGACCCGGCCCGGCTGACCCGGCTGCTGGCCGAGCGCGGGCTGTTCGTCAGCGAGCTGACCGAGGTGCGGCCGACGCTGGAGTCGTTCTTCCTGGGCCTGACCGGTCGTCGTGACGCGCGGCCCGACCAGGGGGCAGCCTCGTGA
- the lipB gene encoding lipoyl(octanoyl) transferase LipB, with protein sequence MAELLFQDLTAAPVDYLEAWERQRAVHAEVVAGAPGTTLLLEHPAVYTAGKRTEPHERPTDLSTATGEPVQVVDVDRGGKITFHGPGQLVGYPIVRLPDHVLVVDYVRRVEEALILVCADLGVTTARVPGRSGVWLRATPGTDAGPGRPERKIAALGIRVARGVTMHGFSLNCDVDLAWYDRFVPCGIDDAGVTTLSQELGRRVTVTEVLPLVRARLSELLAWEPYAATPDYDPRPEPGRRPAVASTHADLRVPVLNPRG encoded by the coding sequence GTGGCCGAGCTGCTGTTCCAGGACCTGACCGCCGCGCCCGTGGACTACCTCGAGGCGTGGGAGCGGCAGCGAGCCGTGCACGCCGAGGTCGTCGCCGGTGCCCCCGGCACGACGCTGCTGCTCGAGCACCCGGCCGTCTACACCGCCGGCAAGCGCACCGAGCCCCACGAGCGGCCCACCGACCTCTCCACCGCCACCGGCGAGCCCGTGCAGGTCGTCGACGTCGACCGCGGCGGCAAGATCACCTTCCACGGCCCCGGCCAGCTGGTCGGCTACCCGATCGTGCGGCTGCCCGACCACGTCCTGGTCGTCGACTACGTGCGCCGCGTCGAGGAGGCGCTGATCCTGGTCTGCGCCGACCTGGGCGTCACCACCGCCCGCGTGCCGGGCCGGAGCGGCGTGTGGCTCCGGGCGACGCCGGGCACCGACGCTGGCCCCGGCCGGCCCGAGCGCAAGATCGCGGCGCTCGGCATCCGCGTGGCCCGCGGCGTCACCATGCACGGCTTCTCGCTCAACTGCGACGTCGACCTGGCGTGGTACGACCGGTTCGTGCCCTGCGGCATCGACGACGCCGGCGTCACCACGCTCAGCCAGGAGCTCGGCCGGCGGGTCACCGTCACCGAGGTGCTCCCGCTGGTGCGGGCACGGCTGAGCGAGCTGCTCGCCTGGGAGCCGTACGCCGCGACGCCCGACTACGACCCCCGGCCCGAGCCGGGCCGCCGGCCTGCCGTGGCGAGCACGCACGCGGACCTGCGTGTCCCCGTGCTCAATCCGCGGGGCTGA
- a CDS encoding TIGR01777 family oxidoreductase: MRFLIAGSSGFLGTQLREQLVATGHDVTSLVRRAPGSQELRWDPYAAPLGVEVVEDHDVVVNLAGSPLVGNPHSSRWARELMNSRITTTSVLADAVAASSSKPVFLAGNGISFYGDHGAEPLTEQAGSRGDALLTRVSRAWEAAAAPASQAGARVVVLRTSPVFDRRSMPLKGLRLLFAAGLGGKLGDGTQHMPVMSARDWVDAVIHTAEHEVEGPVNLCSEVTPTNAEFTEALGSLLHRPAVVPAPAVVLRKAGGELGGLVLDSVNAVPEALRSSGYTWHDPDVRAVLAEGLSPSR, encoded by the coding sequence ATGCGCTTCCTGATCGCGGGCTCCTCCGGCTTCCTCGGCACCCAGCTGCGTGAGCAGCTGGTCGCCACCGGCCACGACGTCACCTCCCTCGTACGCCGCGCCCCGGGCAGCCAGGAGCTCCGCTGGGACCCGTACGCCGCCCCGCTGGGCGTCGAGGTGGTCGAGGACCACGACGTGGTGGTCAACCTGGCCGGCTCCCCGCTGGTCGGCAACCCCCACTCGAGCCGCTGGGCGCGGGAGCTGATGAACAGCCGGATCACCACCACCTCGGTGCTGGCCGACGCCGTCGCCGCCTCGTCGAGCAAGCCGGTGTTCCTGGCCGGCAACGGCATCAGCTTCTACGGCGACCACGGCGCCGAGCCGCTGACCGAGCAGGCCGGGTCCCGCGGCGACGCCCTGCTCACCCGCGTCTCGCGCGCCTGGGAGGCCGCCGCCGCGCCCGCGTCGCAGGCCGGCGCCCGCGTCGTGGTGCTCCGCACCTCCCCCGTCTTCGACCGCCGCTCGATGCCGCTCAAGGGGCTGCGGCTGCTCTTCGCCGCCGGCCTGGGCGGGAAGCTCGGTGACGGCACCCAGCACATGCCGGTGATGAGCGCCCGCGACTGGGTCGACGCCGTGATCCACACCGCCGAGCACGAGGTCGAGGGCCCGGTGAATCTCTGCTCCGAGGTCACCCCGACCAACGCCGAGTTCACCGAGGCGCTGGGCTCGCTGCTGCACCGCCCGGCCGTCGTGCCCGCCCCCGCCGTGGTGCTCCGCAAGGCAGGCGGCGAGCTGGGCGGCCTGGTGCTCGACTCGGTCAACGCCGTGCCCGAGGCGTTGAGGTCGAGCGGCTACACCTGGCACGACCCGGACGTCCGCGCGGTCCTGGCCGAGGGCCTCTCCCCCAGTCGCTGA
- the lpdA gene encoding dihydrolipoyl dehydrogenase, translating into MSDFDVVVLGAGPGGYVAAIRASQLGLKVGVIEKQYWGGVCLNVGCIPSKALLRNAELSHILTHEKDVFGITGDVSMDYKPTHARSREVSESIVKGVHFLMKKNKIEEIHGWGTFTDAKTIEVELDDGSKRTVTADNVIIATGATTRLVPGTSLSENVVTYEEQILDDQLPGSVVIAGSGAIGVEFAYVMKNFGVDVTIVEFLDRMVPTEDAEISKELAKHYKKLGVKVLLKTKVEKIEDTGSGVKVTVSKDGKEEVIETDKVLQAIGFAPRLDGYGLDQTGVKTTERGAIEVDARGRTNVDGVWAIGDVTGKLMLAHTAEAMGIVTAETIADHETIEIDFDMIPRATYCQPQIASFGYSEAQAKEKGYDVKVAKFPFSANGKAKGLGDAVGFVKIVADAAHHEIIGAHLIGPDVTELLPALTLAQKWDLTADEVARNVFAHPTLSEAVKEAVEGIAGHMIHM; encoded by the coding sequence GTGAGTGATTTCGATGTCGTCGTCCTCGGTGCGGGCCCCGGTGGCTACGTGGCCGCCATCCGCGCCTCGCAGCTCGGCCTCAAGGTCGGCGTGATCGAGAAGCAGTACTGGGGCGGGGTGTGCCTCAACGTCGGCTGCATCCCCTCCAAGGCGCTGCTCCGCAACGCCGAGCTCTCCCACATCCTGACCCACGAGAAGGACGTCTTCGGCATCACCGGCGACGTCTCGATGGACTACAAGCCGACGCACGCGCGCTCGCGCGAGGTCTCGGAGTCCATCGTCAAGGGCGTGCACTTCCTCATGAAGAAGAACAAGATCGAGGAGATCCACGGCTGGGGGACGTTCACCGACGCCAAGACGATCGAGGTCGAGCTGGACGACGGGTCGAAGCGCACCGTCACCGCCGACAACGTCATCATCGCGACCGGCGCCACCACCCGCCTGGTCCCCGGCACCTCGCTCAGCGAGAACGTCGTGACCTACGAGGAGCAGATCCTCGACGACCAGCTCCCCGGCTCGGTCGTGATCGCGGGCTCCGGCGCCATCGGTGTCGAGTTCGCCTACGTGATGAAGAACTTCGGCGTCGACGTCACCATCGTGGAGTTCCTCGACCGGATGGTGCCCACCGAGGACGCCGAGATCTCCAAGGAGCTGGCCAAGCACTACAAGAAGCTCGGCGTGAAGGTCCTGCTCAAGACCAAGGTCGAGAAGATCGAGGACACCGGCTCCGGGGTCAAGGTCACCGTCTCCAAGGACGGCAAGGAGGAGGTCATCGAGACCGACAAGGTCCTCCAGGCGATCGGCTTCGCGCCCCGTCTCGACGGCTACGGGCTCGACCAGACCGGCGTGAAGACCACCGAGCGCGGCGCGATCGAGGTCGACGCCCGCGGCCGCACCAACGTCGACGGCGTCTGGGCGATCGGCGACGTCACCGGCAAGCTGATGCTCGCCCACACCGCCGAGGCGATGGGCATCGTCACCGCCGAGACGATCGCGGACCACGAGACCATCGAGATCGACTTCGACATGATCCCGCGGGCGACGTACTGCCAGCCGCAGATCGCCTCCTTCGGCTACTCCGAGGCGCAGGCCAAGGAGAAGGGCTACGACGTCAAGGTCGCCAAGTTCCCGTTCTCGGCCAACGGCAAGGCCAAGGGCCTCGGCGACGCGGTCGGCTTCGTCAAGATCGTCGCCGACGCCGCCCACCACGAGATCATCGGCGCCCACCTCATCGGCCCCGACGTCACCGAGCTGCTGCCGGCGCTGACGCTGGCCCAGAAGTGGGACCTCACCGCCGACGAGGTCGCCCGCAACGTCTTCGCCCACCCGACCCTCTCCGAGGCCGTCAAGGAGGCCGTCGAGGGGATCGCCGGGCACATGATCCACATGTAG